A genomic window from Methanobrevibacter sp. TLL-48-HuF1 includes:
- a CDS encoding glycosyltransferase family 2 protein, with the protein MSDISYSKFLIKSKFNPKKAKKYMESYDKIMESGLFDKNYYLKAYPHIAKSGMDPLVHYLFYGYKEDKNPSAQFNLKRYLEEYPEIKRKGLNPLVHYIDNDHEGFTLEENPFIARRKKILDTNSLFLANYSFDSEPLVSIIILNRNGLGHLQRLFADFDKKTNYSNYEIIVVDNASCDESVEYLHSLDLPVTVIENSENVSFSKGNNDAAKIANGEYLLLLNNDIEPTYGWLNEMVGTALNNENVGSIGAKLVFPYYEDMKSQGKSFSIQHAGVKFREERTPYIYGPYHEHMYSTMLFSDELNHQKEVISNTAACLLVPKDVYFELNGLDEQYIYGYEDIDFAFKLYKAGYKTIYNPAVLLFHHESATRHEDDDRKNQLNYQNIMHFVDKWGDFIFKEILKDKIEANKFFTNKKLDFSIISKNNDLIKKVVSKLNNECYNVKLIPNIDDLDIGQDCDILISTEKEYDIKNVSSRLNLIKILISDENNNDYDMVLSENDFEFNLLDKIKEKYL; encoded by the coding sequence ATGTCTGATATTTCATATTCAAAATTTTTAATTAAATCCAAATTCAATCCAAAAAAAGCAAAAAAATACATGGAAAGCTATGATAAGATAATGGAATCAGGATTATTTGATAAAAATTATTATCTTAAGGCATATCCTCACATTGCTAAATCAGGAATGGATCCTTTAGTTCATTATTTATTTTATGGATATAAGGAAGATAAAAATCCTTCTGCTCAGTTTAATTTAAAAAGATATTTGGAAGAATATCCTGAAATTAAAAGAAAGGGTTTAAATCCTTTAGTTCATTATATTGACAATGATCATGAAGGTTTTACTTTAGAAGAAAATCCTTTTATTGCACGCAGAAAGAAAATATTGGATACCAACTCTTTATTTTTAGCTAATTATAGCTTTGATAGCGAACCTTTAGTTTCAATTATAATTCTAAACAGAAACGGTTTAGGACATTTGCAAAGATTATTTGCAGATTTTGATAAAAAAACAAATTATTCAAACTATGAAATTATTGTAGTGGATAATGCATCATGCGATGAGTCTGTTGAATATCTGCATTCCTTGGATTTGCCGGTTACAGTTATTGAAAACAGTGAAAATGTCAGCTTTTCAAAAGGAAACAATGATGCAGCTAAAATAGCTAATGGGGAGTATTTACTTTTATTGAATAATGATATTGAACCGACATATGGATGGCTTAATGAAATGGTTGGAACAGCCTTAAATAATGAAAATGTCGGATCTATTGGAGCTAAATTAGTATTTCCTTACTATGAAGATATGAAAAGTCAGGGTAAATCCTTTTCAATCCAGCATGCAGGTGTAAAATTTAGAGAAGAAAGAACTCCCTATATTTATGGCCCATATCATGAGCATATGTATTCAACAATGCTTTTTTCAGATGAGTTAAATCATCAAAAAGAAGTAATTTCAAATACTGCAGCATGTTTATTAGTTCCAAAAGATGTTTATTTTGAATTGAACGGGTTAGATGAACAGTATATTTACGGATATGAGGATATTGACTTCGCATTTAAGTTATACAAAGCAGGTTATAAAACAATTTACAATCCTGCAGTGTTATTGTTCCATCATGAATCTGCAACCAGACATGAAGATGATGACAGGAAAAATCAGCTGAATTATCAGAATATAATGCATTTTGTCGATAAGTGGGGAGACTTTATTTTTAAGGAAATTTTAAAGGATAAAATTGAGGCAAATAAGTTTTTCACAAATAAAAAACTGGATTTCTCGATTATAAGTAAAAATAATGATTTGATAAAAAAAGTAGTTTCCAAATTAAACAATGAATGCTATAATGTTAAATTGATTCCCAATATTGATGATTTGGATATTGGTCAGGACTGTGATATTTTAATATCAACTGAAAAGGAATATGATATTAAAAATGTAAGTTCAAGACTTAATTTAATAAAAATTTTAATATCTGATGAAAATAATAATGATTATGACATGGTTTTAAGTGAAAATGACTTTGAATTTAATCTTTTAGATAAAATTAAGGAAAAATATTTGTGA